The Chrysemys picta bellii isolate R12L10 chromosome 16, ASM1138683v2, whole genome shotgun sequence DNA window ccccgcaaaaaaaagtctcttagttaaaaaaaattacacccgccctccccaaccctccccaaCCCCGAAAAAATTGAATCTCAAGTTGCCATTACATTCAAAGTTTGGCTTGGAAAAAAATCGAGTagaattaccccccacccccatgaaaaaaaaaaaacaatttccaGGTGTAACTTTCCCCCATTCCTGGCCTCTGTGGGGCACGTGGTTTCCCCTCCAGGAGTGGTGGTTGCGGGGGGCGTTGGCTTCTCGGTCGCGAGTGAAGAACTGTTGGCTTCTCTCAAAGGTCCTAGACTACCGATTCCGTACCGGGAAAGACGCTGGTTTCTCCGCCTTACaccaaaaggactgaagaacGGTTGTGCTCCGTCACTCTGGGTAGAGCTTTGAGGATCTCCATCATCCAGCCAAGGTGAACCATGGGCTCTCGGCCTCTCTCCAATGGCTCCCGGTGCAGATACTACGTTGGGAAAACCGTTGAGCGTCTCCATCCTCCAGCCAAGATGAGCGAAAAAGGGTCGGTTTCTCTCCAACACTGTACAGTTCCGGTCCTACCTTGGGAAGGGCGTTACCACCACCCGTCCATGAGGAGTGAGGGACGGTCGGTTTCTCTCCAACACCTTTCAGCGCTGATACAACGTTGGGAAGGATGTTGGGTACGTCTCCACCATCTGCCCAAGATGAGCGAAAGACGGTCGGTTTCCTCTCCAACACCTTCCGTTGCTGATACTGTGTTGGAAAGGACATTGGGGGTCTCTGCCGTCCATCCAAGGGGAACCGAGGATGGACGGCGCTTCTCCAACACCTTCCCATGCTGTTACCAGATGAGGAAGAGTATTGGCACCCCATCATCCATTCAAGATGAATTAATAACAGTCGGTTTTTCTCCGGTGCCGATACTGTGTCGGGCGTCTCTATCCTCCGTCTAAGAGGAGCAAAGGACGGGCGGCTCTTTCCAACACTCCCCAATGCTCCTACCAGGTTCAGAAGGGCGTCGGGACTCTCCGCCGTCCACCCCAGATGAGCAAAGTACGGTCGGTTTCTCTCCGGTGCCAAGACTGTCCCCACCGTCGGTCCGAAAGGAACCGGTCAATTCTCATTGTGTGTGGGAGACCTCCTCATTTGAGCTCggcccacaaccccctccccgaATTATTGTATAAAAgaacccacccaccccaaaatCCCGGTGGCGCGGCACACAAAAAGATGCCACGTCTccctttctttccccccacccctcccgcccccgcggTCAGGGGTGGGCGGCTGGGCAGAGAGGAAGGGCCCTGCCCCTTCACCGCGATTTCCccgtggctggggtgggggaggcagctaTACTCGGgtggtggagtgagggtggggcagggtgttgtTGTGCCCTGTGGGGAAGGTGTTGaaagggtgcagggctggcatgcCCGTAATGGTACTGGGGATCATGGTGATGGTGTTGGGCGTCATCAGGGGCACGTCGTCCGGCGCCCGGCGCAGCGCGAGAGTGTAGTCCGGCGGGCAGGCCGGGCGCAGGATCTCGTGGGGTCTCAGCGCCTCCAGGTCGTGAGCATCGTGCTCCGAGTGTTTGATCTGCAGGGACATGagctcctcctcctggccgcCGTGCACCAGGTCGTTGGCCGCGTTGCGTTGGGGGCTGAGGCGCCGGCCGCCGAGGACGCCCGCCCGCAGCTCGTGCCGCTTGTCCCGCTTGTAGTAGAGGGCGGCGAAGGCCAGGATGTTGAGGAAGAGCAAGGAGGCCCCCACGGCCACGGTGACGCTCAGCTCGGTGGAGTAGTCCCGCGAGTCCCCCGGGAAAGGGGCGTAGCGCCGGCGGTCATCCGCCTCGTCCTCGTCTGGCggcagggtggggaagggtcGGCGGGTGGTGCTGGGCCCCgcccgggagccggggggccagCGGGTGCCGTAGGGCGGGACGCGGGTGGTGGTGGAGGTGTAGACGGGGTCGTggaggtggtggaggtggggcacCAGCTCCAGCCAGAAAGCTACCTTGTTGGCCCGGTAGTTGTCCCGTACCCGGGGTTTGAGGCCGATGTGGAGGTACTGCTTGTCCTTCGTGTTGAACTTGGTCCACACCACCTCCTCGAAGCGGTTGGGCTTGGTGTGGATGAACTTGGTGTCCTGGGGCACCGGCTGGTTGGGgtccctgcagggaggggagacggagttatggtggtggtggggaatctgGCCCGGAGGCAACCACGGGATGGGGGGTGTTTCTAGAGGGCACCGGGTCTTCAAGATGGATCTGGGTGCAACACATTCCTCACTGCTATCCGCCCCACATCccctcatccatccatccatctatccctcacccatccatccatccccccgtccacccatccatctctctctccccgtccacccatccatctctctctccccatccacccatccctctcccaccacccatccatccatccccccgtCCACCCAtccctctctccccatccatccatcccccactacccatccatccatccccccgtccatccatccatccatccacccatccttccctccccgtgcatccacccatccattcatccttccccatccatccctccccagtccacccatcccccccagtccatccctccctccccccatccccccatccctctctccccatccatccatccattcatccctccccatccatcccccaccacccatccattcatcctcccccgtccccccatccatccatccatccctccccacccacccatccatccctctccatccatccacccatccttccctccccatgcATCCACCCATCAACTCATCCtttcccatccatccctcccccagtccacccatccccccatccatccattcatccttccccatccattcatccctctctccccatccatccattcatccctccccatccatccccccagcACCCATCCATTCATccttccccatccatccatccctctctcCTCATCCATACATccccacatccatccatccatccctccccgtcctcccatccccccatccatccatcactccatccacccatccatccatccccccatccatccctccctccccccgtccacccatccatccatccccccatccatccctccccccatccacccatccatccatccctccccctgtccacccatccatccctccattcatccatctccccaccccatccatccatccctccctccccatccctccctccccatccatccatcaccccatccatccatcaccccatccacccctccatccgtccatccatccctgtccatccATTCATCCCTCCCCATTCACCCACTCCactcatcccttcccccaccccatccatcccccgtccatccatccctcccttcccacaatcacccccatccctccctccctccatccatcccccgcACACCCCGCCTCCCTCCCATCTATCCCCATCCCAACCTACCAGTTGCTTACATCCCACCCTGCCTCCAACCGTCCCATCCTCCCACCCTGCGTctcccccataccccctcctgctgCCCTATCCCAAGACTGCCAGCCTCATGGCCCCTCCTACTCTTCCCTCCCCGAttgtcccccctgccccccatctccctctgGGCCCGCTCACCCCGTCTTGGCGAAGTTGGTCCAGTAGGTCATGACCACGGCGCTCAGCATGACGTCGTTCTTGGAGAAGTTGCAGGGGAAGAGGTCGGTGGCGCCAATCATGGGCACCCCGAAGACGTAGGGGATTTCGTCCCCGTGGGCAGCGTCGGCCCACTCGGGACGCGTGTCGGTCTGGCAGTGGTGGTAGAAGGTGTAGAAGTAGACGGGCGACTGGTACTCGGCGTGGAGCTTGGCCGTGGCCACGGCCGGCGCCACCCACTGGTGGTCGGTGAAGAGCGCCAGCAGGGTCTTCCGCCGCATCTCCCCGTTGTCCCGGTCAGCCCAGTCCGTGTACATGAACTTGATGGTCTCCCGCAGGATGTCTTTCCCCTCCGGGTAGCCATAGAGGTTGTCCACGAAGTTGGAGATGGTGAAGTCGAAGTAACTGGCCGAAATCCCGTCTTCGTTCTCCATCGAGTCCTCCACGAATTTCAGCCCCTCGCCCTGGTTCACCCCGATCAGGATGTCGTAGTTGAGAAACTCCCCCTGCTGCATGAGGATCTCCGGGTCGTCCGGCACCACGTCCCCATCCACCACTGGCCCGAAGGCGATGTGGTAGCGGGCCGGCTGGATGTCCTGGTCGACCAGCTCCCGGTACGGCTTTCGGCGCAGGCAATCCACCGTCTCGCTGGTGTCCAGGTGGTCACAGCCCACCTTGGAGGCCAGCATGCGGGTGTATTTCAGGGGCTGGTAGTTGACCGACCAACTGGAGATGGCCGTGCCGCTCTGAGCGATGGCCTTTTGAAAGagacctgcagagagagagagagggtcagAGAGAGCAAGAGGGGGAGACACTGAGCTGTGG harbors:
- the NLGN2 gene encoding neuroligin-2 isoform X2 — its product is MPVPPGPGWRAGACVLLWAVWLAAGAAPRAPEEERHPVASTHYGKLRGVKKDLNNEILGPVVQYLGVPYATPPVGERRFQPPEAPASWSQVRNATAFAPVCPQNVHGMLPGIMLPVWFTDNLEVVAGYVQNQSEDCLYLNLYVPMEDDIRDSGKKPVMLFLHGGSYMEGTGNMFDASVLAAYGNVIVVTMNYRLGVLGFLSTGDQSAKGNYGLLDQIQALRWLNENIGHFGGDPERITIFGSGAGASCVNLLILSHHSEGLFQKAIAQSGTAISSWSVNYQPLKYTRMLASKVGCDHLDTSETVDCLRRKPYRELVDQDIQPARYHIAFGPVVDGDVVPDDPEILMQQGEFLNYDILIGVNQGEGLKFVEDSMENEDGISASYFDFTISNFVDNLYGYPEGKDILRETIKFMYTDWADRDNGEMRRKTLLALFTDHQWVAPAVATAKLHAEYQSPVYFYTFYHHCQTDTRPEWADAAHGDEIPYVFGVPMIGATDLFPCNFSKNDVMLSAVVMTYWTNFAKTGDPNQPVPQDTKFIHTKPNRFEEVVWTKFNTKDKQYLHIGLKPRVRDNYRANKVAFWLELVPHLHHLHDPVYTSTTTRVPPYGTRWPPGSRAGPSTTRRPFPTLPPDEDEADDRRRYAPFPGDSRDYSTELSVTVAVGASLLFLNILAFAALYYKRDKRHELRAGVLGGRRLSPQRNAANDLVHGGQEEELMSLQIKHSEHDAHDLEALRPHEILRPACPPDYTLALRRAPDDVPLMTPNTITMIPSTITGMPALHPFNTFPTGHNNTLPHPHSTTRV
- the NLGN2 gene encoding neuroligin-2 isoform X1; amino-acid sequence: MPVPPGPGWRAGACVLLWAVWLAAGAAPRAPEEERHPVASTHYGKLRGVKKDLNNEILGPVVQYLGVPYATPPVGERRFQPPEAPASWSQVRNATAFAPVCPQNVHGMLPGIMLPVWFTDNLEVVAGYVQNQSEDCLYLNLYVPMEDGPLTKKRDEATGNSPSGDEDIRDSGKKPVMLFLHGGSYMEGTGNMFDASVLAAYGNVIVVTMNYRLGVLGFLSTGDQSAKGNYGLLDQIQALRWLNENIGHFGGDPERITIFGSGAGASCVNLLILSHHSEGLFQKAIAQSGTAISSWSVNYQPLKYTRMLASKVGCDHLDTSETVDCLRRKPYRELVDQDIQPARYHIAFGPVVDGDVVPDDPEILMQQGEFLNYDILIGVNQGEGLKFVEDSMENEDGISASYFDFTISNFVDNLYGYPEGKDILRETIKFMYTDWADRDNGEMRRKTLLALFTDHQWVAPAVATAKLHAEYQSPVYFYTFYHHCQTDTRPEWADAAHGDEIPYVFGVPMIGATDLFPCNFSKNDVMLSAVVMTYWTNFAKTGDPNQPVPQDTKFIHTKPNRFEEVVWTKFNTKDKQYLHIGLKPRVRDNYRANKVAFWLELVPHLHHLHDPVYTSTTTRVPPYGTRWPPGSRAGPSTTRRPFPTLPPDEDEADDRRRYAPFPGDSRDYSTELSVTVAVGASLLFLNILAFAALYYKRDKRHELRAGVLGGRRLSPQRNAANDLVHGGQEEELMSLQIKHSEHDAHDLEALRPHEILRPACPPDYTLALRRAPDDVPLMTPNTITMIPSTITGMPALHPFNTFPTGHNNTLPHPHSTTRV